In Carassius carassius chromosome 14, fCarCar2.1, whole genome shotgun sequence, the genomic stretch CAATTATAAGTGGGAATCCAATCACTGAATTCAAAAGCAAAATGcaaataattagaaaaacaaaaactgcaTATTGTTTTGTCAGCCTGCTGGCATACTAAGAAACAGTTTTAATTGTACCAGAATAATTCCTTTCGATAGGTCTGCGCAAAGCCTTTGACCTTGTAAATTAGGTTATTGCGTGGAGTGAAAAGAACAGCTTTGAAAGGTAATTTCTTCTATTGAAATTGATAGGCCTTGCACACTGAATACATGATTGTGAATCCTGCAGTTTGACAATATAGCTTAATTAGTTGACATTTCTATTGCAAAGCTCTTCGAAAAGCTGTTCATGGGCGTCAGTTACATTTCATAACATCTTTTCAGTAGCCATCCGCTTAATTATTGCGTATCCAACACATTTTTTGAAGGATGGATCAAATAAATAGTCGAATAGGCTAAAGCTCAATGCGCTTGTCTTCTGATTCCAGGACTACGTCACCGGCGACTTTTAAACACTTCGTCTTTAAATTTTTACACCTAAGAAAAATCACTTTGGAGACTTAACTGATATGCTGGTATCGATCGTGTTAGTGCTTAGCTTGTGCAGTTCAACGATATTATTTTGAAACCTTAATTTTGAGTGAAGGCTACCTATTCTAGgtaaaaaatgatgaaaatggTGAGACCTGTAAAGTTAACTAAGTGaccatgtattattattattattattatcatcgatGTTGTTGTTTCCTGCCGTATTAACATTTCGTAGGCTATAGCCTATCTGTGTTTAGGCTGTGGGTCCGCAAAGTGATGCAAATGTTTCCATTACACTGCGGGTTGAGTTCATCAAGTGAATGGCGGGATTTTAATATTTTCGTCATACAGACAAAGCTTTATGAGCTTGTCATTTTTTGTCCACGGGAGACTAGAAAAAACCTGTCACTTAACTGCAGGTGGTATCATGGACCGTAGTATCAGCCTACATGTGTAAATATTCCATATCGATTTCAAATGACACCGGAAAACGTAACACACATGCCCTAACAGTAAATTCATGTAGCCTACAGTCATTTTACGGAGAGAAAAAAACTAATCAGCAATGTAGATAGTCAAACAGTAATGGTGCTTATTTCATTTGTGTGCTCGTCCAGGAATTGGCGGAAAGTGCATTTTGTAAAAGTACCAGTTGGTGTCGCACTATCCTTACACTTCGATGCGCCAGCCCTACTCCAGCCCTCTCCGAAGAGCAGCAGATCCTCAGTGTGCTCCATATTTTGTTCTTTAGatcaaaagtaaaataataataataataaattctaaactgattttaaaattatCTGCCTTATTTAGCAAATATACTAAAATTAGACAAGTGTAAAAGTGACTGACACTTTATTTTGTCCCTTTTTCTCAAAATGAGAGTGATTTATTTCGTTTCACCAAACGAATAGCCTAAAAATCGAAATGTAGCCTAGTGGTTTGTTTATGTGGACGAAAAAAGATGAAGTTAAAGAAAAAGTGTGGGGTTAGGCTATATACCCAAGCAGCTATTTTAAGTCCAAAAGTTTAGGCTACCAAAAAGCGCGTTCACAAATAGGCTATTTAAAATGTAGCATGTAAAGTAGCCTACTTCGAGGCATTTACGCACTGAGGAGCAGACGAGCAAAAACTGAGTGACCTTAACtccacatacaaaataaaaaagaaaattaaaaaaaatgaaatatttaattgatAATCGTTAATTATGTCTGTCATACGCATGAAAATCCAGGATTATTTCTGGAATCAAGAAATCACTTGAATATCTCAGCAAGGGTTGTGGCAGGTTTATAGAAAGGTAAAAGCAAGTAGGATAGTAGGCTATTTGAATCCGATAGTCAGTTTATACTAGTGTATTTGCTATTAATTTATACGCAAGCAAAATAGACcgacatactactactactatcctactaataaaaataaatatgaatttatatattctgatttaataataaaaataataatgataattaaagaCTGCATATCACCTCGCGTTAAGACTACAAAAGCTAAAGGAAAGGATAATATCTAAAACGAATTCCACCGTTTAATGCAATGCAGTACCTACTGAATAATGTACACCACTTAGCATTATTGTCATGCTGCATTCCTACGTTAAACCAACAGCTGAtatattgttcatttattttaacaaacgTGGGGTGTTGAGAGCTATAGCCAATATTATTCAGGTAAACAGTGAATGTGGACCTATTTTGCAAACATTCAATACTTCTTCCTCATACTGCACATATGCGTTCACAACAGTGACATAAaacagttgcattttaaaatgacataaaacgCATGCTTgtgcacaatttaaaataatagattttatgAATTAAGTTTGTattttactaatatatttaacGGTGGAAATTTAGGCTAACTAAAATTTCTGAACTAaaaatttccatttttatttgtagGCTGGCGATGTCAAACAAAATTGTCTTAATTTGCAACCAATAATTGCGTGGTGTAGCCTATGTTAAGGAATTGTAGTAGCCTACTGTATGAGATGAATCTGAaagtatttaaaagtaaaaagaatataaaacctttttaaaacaGCCTGTCACCGAACTACCTCACACCCATGCAAAACAGACACTAAATCCCAAGACATCGCGTTGAATACCTGAACTTTTGAGATGCAGTACGCACATTATAACCCATAATTGGATTGAACTCAGCTAATTTAATGAGTAATAGACTCTTGTAGTCATACgacaaacaaactgaaaatatTGTCTGTGTCTAATAAGTCTAATCCTTGTCTCCTGGCCAATAGAGAAAGAGGGTCTCTCATCCCTAACTAATCACAAACCCATCGGAGAAAATGAAAACGTGGAGAGACAATACAGAGGTGGGCGTTAGACAGGCCCACCGAACATCCAGAAAAGGAGAACCTTCAAAAGTTTTAATATAGCCTACACAGACATTGTCATTTAAACTGATTATTTCCTGACAGATTTAACTGATTACACAGCCATTTgtttaaatttgtacttttgtagTCGAGTGCAAATCAGCATGTGTAGTTCTATGTCTAAACGTGCAGTGATTAAGCACCGAGGTGCTGGAGTAACCGTGTAAAGGCGTCGTTATGCCCTGTGTGCAACACAAATACATGCTGAAGTACCTCGAGTCTCTCAATGGGATCAGCTGCGTATGTAAATTGCTCCACAGCTCTGTTTCTGGGCGAATCCGTTCCGTTTTGCTTGAATCCGCCTCTCCGCGCTCGTTCGTTTTGACGCACTTAAAGACTCTTCCCTCAACCTTAAGGCGAGCGGCAGCGACCAATCACCAAGCCATTACAGGCTTCAGAGGAAACTGTTTATGTGACTCCAGAGCTAATTAGGCTCATGAACTAACAAATCGCTAGCACAACTGGTAAGGAACCGATCACATTCATGGATTGTCTGGAGAAGTCGGCCACCTCTCTCACGATGTGTTGAGCTTTGTGcttttgacagatttttttttaccctttctGTAGCCGCCAAtaacttgctgaaaaaaaaactttggtctTGGGTGTGGAGTATTTTTTAGTGCTAACGCGTGTACCGTTTTCACTTAAACTGGGGAATTTTGACTGGTGAACCATGTTTCAGCCCACACCGAAGAGGTGTTTTACCATAGAGTCTTTGGTAGCGAAGGATAATCCTTTGCCAGCGTCGAGATCCGAGGAGCCCATACGACCAGCGGCTCTCAGCTATGCAAACTCAAGCCAGATGAACCCATTTCTAAACGGCTTTCACTCCAGCGGCAGGGGCGTCTACTCAAACCCGGACTTGGTGTTCGCTGAGGCTGTTTCACATGCTCCCAACTCCGCCGTCCCAGTTCATTCAGTACCTCCTCCTCACGCTCTGGCTGCTCACCCGCTGTCGTCCTCGCACAGTCCGCACCCTCTTTTCGCAAGCCAGCAAAGGGACCCTTCAACTTTTTACCCGTGGTTGATACATAGATATAGATACTTGGGTCACAGATTTCAAGGTAAGTTCCAGCAAAATATTTTATTCGCCAGTTACTTTGACCAGTCGTTCAGAGAGAATAAAAAAGGCCACACGGCCCAAGGACACGGCAGTTTTTAATTGATAATTAACTAAATGACACTTTTGTACTAGATattaaaatgctgaaattaatgctaTCGAAAAAAGTTTATAACCATTTTATTGTatcggaaaaaaaaaatatatatatataggctaatgCTGTGAAGTAGCCTTTTGACATTATACAACGGTTATCAGTAAATTGCTGGAAGAAAGGAACCTGGTATTATATATACTAATACTATATACTATACTAAGCTGATTTAAAACTCTAGAGCTTatgtatttgatgttttttttattaattattttaataggtttaaatatttatttagcataaACGTGTTACATCGCATTTTAAAATAAGCATCATAATAAAATCCATCGATTGTTGTGTAgcctaataaaatatatagttatgaaaaacttttattacaaataataagcATTCAcattaccagaaaaaaaaacttaagaacaacgaaattattttattaatagaaCAAAAgtttcatttcctttttttttttcatttgtttgggGTTTTTTTCTCCCGCAAATTTCATGAATTTCGTCTTTATCTGAAATTGCGTTTCCCTGGGTCCTTAATGTTGTAAAGTGAACTTAAAAACGTTAATATTCATAATCGTTAATAAGTGTGATACTATCGTATAATTACATTCATCACACTATTATTTAAATTGCacaaatgttaaagaaaaaacccttccttttttttcttttttttctgtatgggAAAACATTTGTCATCCCAGTTTCTAACCGAGACGCTCGTAATGAAAACCTTTATTTAGCCTACCACTGGTAAAGATAGGCTACTCAAAGCTATTGAATTAATTCGTAGACATTTCAGTTGTGAAATAAAAATAGCCGTGTTCTATCTCCgtgttttttatttacaaatatgggAAAATAATATAGTAGGCATTATTTTTTGAATGATTACCTGTAAACTTACATTATTTAGTCCCAGATTTGAATTCGCAACAAAAGTTTACTTAGCTACAGGAAACATTGTTATTGGTAAGTAGGctaactattaaaaaaaagataacagaaaaaatctttatatagctctatttttatttgaaatgaccGGTTAATTGTGATATTATTATAGACTATATTTTAGTAAGATGTTGCATgctatataatgttttaaaatgtaaggccCAATTAATAGGTGGGTGAGAACAAATTGAGCGGCCTCTCGAAGTCTTGCACTTATAAAGGATAGGCTGCTTATTTTATGGGAGGTGATGGGTTTTAATTTTCACCATTTTCATTACAGGAAACGAAACTAGTCCGGAAAGCTTCCTATTGCACAATGCACTGGCAAGAAAGCCCAAAAGGATTCGTACTGCTTTTTCCCCATCACAGCTACTACGGCTTGAACATGCTTTCGAAAAAAACCATTACGTCGTCGGTGCGGAACGAAAACAGCTCGCTCACAGCCTTAGCCTCACAGAAACTCAGGTAAGATGAAGTTTACCTTTCTCCATTAGCGTGTACAGCCATATGTGAATGTGCAGCATGGTTCTATGGATTTAATAACTATTGAAATCAGCAGGCTCGTCCTTGAAACGGTTACATATTATGGTTAGACTACACCTTAAATATAAACACATAGACAGTGTTTGCGCAACAAAAACGCAGTTCTGAATGATTTACTAGAcagtaaaatcttttaaaattacaattccttatgtaaatattttctaacgtTGAATTGTTCTCTTTGATAGCATATTTCCATATATGTAGTCACAATGAGTATTGGCGTTAGTAATAAGTGGCCTTGCATATGTAGCCTAGAATATAATTTGCACAGATGTGACGACTTTTTGATTTCATTTGTGAACAGTTTTGAACAGAAAATGTTGTTGTGCTATTTAGCCTTTGGTTTTGCTGGGAATCCCACGCGTAAAGGGCATCGTTCTAAAGCGCTATGGTTCGAAGTGAGTTAAACCCACCGTTTCCAATTCACCCCGATTTTTGGTGAGGTTGAGAGATTCCGTTTTAGGCAGTGCTCTTGTGGAAAATGTTTGGCAATTAACCAGTTAACCGTTTTAAATGGACACTTAAAAGAATGAGGCGGATTCTATGAATTTCCCTAACCATATTTAAGATCGTATTTGCGCGGATCGTTCAGTGGCCCGGTCGGAGTCTATTGTCCCGGTGACAGCACTGGCTCTTTTCTAAACGCCGCCTTTCAGAAGAGCAAGAGAGAAAAATGGACTACGAGCCACTTCAATGCTTCAATTAGCTCcctgaaagcacattaaatgtgcCTCACTTGCCAAGTTGTCAGCTGTGAGCTTTACGGATGATATGAATGATAAAGCTGATGAATTAAGCTAAAGACTGAACTTTACCAATGTGTGCTAATAGAAAAGGTTTTATACGGGAATGTAATAATGTGGGGGTGAATTGTAAATAGGCCAGCTAATACACTGATCCGTGATAATAAGCGACAATGTCGGTGAAGTTACACTGGTATCACATTATTATACACTCACATGCTGCTTCTATTGTACTGAGTCTATTCTCGCTCAACAGTAAACTTTGAGTTTGGAGTAGCAGCAGGGCATGATAGTGATGATGCAACCTGTCATCCGTACACAGGTCAGGTGCATTTTAAAAGGGAAGCCACGCCAGCCAGTCTTCCCTTCCCCTCCCCAATCTCATCCTCACTTATCAGTAATATGTATTTAATAGCCTCATTTAAATTCtttatgatgttttaatttaGGCCGAATGAAAATCGACCAATGCTCTCTCGACTAGATTGACTGTGAGATACCTGGCGGTTCTTTGTCCGTCTAGCCCTATTATTCTTAAGGCCCGTTAGTGATACCTTCAGTTAGGCCAGCTCtctttgtttaattgttttattcagAGGCCAACGAAAAGCCTGTGTGTAGCTATAGGCTACTTTACGctgattatttaaatttttcctcGCCACAGGTAAAAGTTTGGTTTCAGAATCGAAGGACGAAGTTCAAGCGTCAGAAACTGGAGGAGGAAGGTTCGGATTCGCAACAGAAAAAGAAGGGAACTCATCACATAAACCGATGGAGAATGGCCACAAAACAAGGAAGCCCTGAGGAAATTGACGTCACCTCAGACGATTAAAAGACTCGAAACTGTTTGAACGCGGGACAGCGGCGTGGCTCGAAGGATGTCACGCGTAAGGATGCTGTGTACTGACAGAGGGAGAGGGTAAAGCCAATATCACATTTTGATTCTTCGAGATCGACAGCTTGAGGGTGAGAGATCCTGTTGGTGGCACTGCTGTCACTACAAGAGAACTGTCAATAATTTTCAAGGTGATTGACAGGTATTACATGCAGACGCCCCCACCCCCCACCACCACACTACCCGCACCTCGTCACCACTATCAAAAACATATAGCTCAAATGCGCATAGGACATTTGCACTTCTGAGGGTTTTTTCCtctagtttttttattttcaagacGTGAACCTTCCACATCAAGATACCAAAATATACAACTGTTTTTGTAAAACTTGAATTGCATGGTAGAGCAATGAATTTTTGGTAGGTTAATTAAGTAATTTGaccttctt encodes the following:
- the emx2 gene encoding homeobox protein EMX2; its protein translation is MFQPTPKRCFTIESLVAKDNPLPASRSEEPIRPAALSYANSSQMNPFLNGFHSSGRGVYSNPDLVFAEAVSHAPNSAVPVHSVPPPHALAAHPLSSSHSPHPLFASQQRDPSTFYPWLIHRYRYLGHRFQGNETSPESFLLHNALARKPKRIRTAFSPSQLLRLEHAFEKNHYVVGAERKQLAHSLSLTETQVKVWFQNRRTKFKRQKLEEEGSDSQQKKKGTHHINRWRMATKQGSPEEIDVTSDD